A genome region from Mesorhizobium sp. B2-1-8 includes the following:
- a CDS encoding DUF6894 family protein — MPLFFFDVRDGKSHFPDTEGTHYVGALEARVDAVRMLVAMAQDEVQGELQSKLSVIVSDESRRPVMEANIDCNIKVF, encoded by the coding sequence ATGCCACTGTTTTTTTTCGATGTCCGGGACGGCAAATCCCATTTTCCCGACACGGAGGGCACCCACTACGTTGGTGCGCTTGAGGCCCGGGTAGACGCAGTCAGAATGCTAGTCGCTATGGCGCAGGACGAAGTTCAGGGCGAGTTGCAAAGCAAACTTTCGGTAATTGTGTCCGACGAAAGCCGTCGCCCCGTCATGGAAGCAAATATTGATTGCAATATAAAAGTCTTCTGA
- a CDS encoding DUF982 domain-containing protein: MTPKRFTRPIQVIVELGFAHEVSSVMDAYQLLDEWVGVRSPTHAATLALFRSALADDKDAETARLAFEAFARSRGIPGQDAIESFGGAAEDWMTAYDRRSDVVVDG; encoded by the coding sequence ATGACGCCCAAGCGATTCACTCGCCCTATTCAAGTGATTGTGGAACTTGGCTTTGCGCATGAGGTGTCATCTGTCATGGACGCCTATCAGCTTCTTGACGAATGGGTCGGGGTCCGCAGCCCAACGCATGCGGCCACACTTGCGCTTTTTCGGTCTGCGCTTGCAGACGACAAGGACGCTGAAACGGCTCGCCTTGCCTTTGAGGCATTTGCTCGATCGCGGGGAATTCCGGGCCAGGACGCAATCGAGTCCTTTGGTGGTGCTGCAGAAGATTGGATGACAGCCTATGACAGGCGGTCCGATGTCGTGGTTGACGGCTAA
- a CDS encoding AAA family ATPase: protein MRLRSVFISNYKTLKDFELRFEGNGFINIFVGSNGSGKSNFLEALIEIFDHIYGFKTGNPGPGFDYAIAWDIAGNETAISWREGRLSINGTRRKQIGKVALPSNIIVYYSGQNDTVASLIRRYRESYRRNVKRAMVAESPRFIGIGPDYKTLLVALMLMLPTASKARRFLCEKLGIEVAGGTTWLKLRRPSTASKTRAYDPFNDEEIFWGIKGIARQFLDQLMDCIIGDFTPGSLYSRDSDTYRIEIDISKFRETFSTVSPDEVFCLFNVLRALGMIEDISIPLRLAANAEVSSRAFSDGQFQSVYLFAISELFKSRNCITLLDEPDAFLHPEWQSDFLGQTHAISEEGTRTNHILMTTHSASTVAAKVESHIRKFEFSGEKTEVVQRTKAEIIKSLSAGLITFSESEARLNIKHNLKNVTGPVLFTEGVSDEIILEAAWAKLNPGLAAPFEIQSAFSASFLRVLLSDQTLYDEHPDRSFFGLFDFDDAYNSWNIQGVDIELDPERCLTRKRYNCEGYSMLLPVPAGLSIRDQVINPATGQHYKSEARLSIELLFKDVPGLDAHFEVDPTRPGGCTRFKGKKTRFASRVVPTLDGEYFEVFRPIFDFVQGIIVAGAGN from the coding sequence ATGCGATTAAGATCAGTCTTCATAAGCAACTATAAAACTCTTAAGGACTTTGAACTCAGATTTGAGGGCAACGGCTTTATCAATATTTTCGTCGGAAGCAACGGCTCTGGAAAGTCGAACTTTCTTGAAGCGCTCATTGAGATTTTTGACCATATCTACGGTTTCAAGACCGGCAACCCTGGTCCGGGTTTTGACTACGCGATCGCTTGGGATATCGCCGGAAACGAAACCGCTATCTCTTGGCGTGAAGGCCGACTTTCGATCAATGGGACTCGACGCAAACAGATCGGAAAGGTGGCACTTCCTTCCAACATAATTGTCTACTACTCGGGTCAGAACGACACGGTGGCGAGCTTGATCCGTCGTTATCGCGAAAGTTACCGACGCAATGTAAAAAGGGCGATGGTGGCGGAAAGTCCGCGATTTATTGGGATCGGTCCAGACTATAAGACGTTGCTCGTCGCTTTAATGCTCATGCTTCCAACGGCTTCAAAGGCGCGTAGATTTCTCTGCGAAAAACTTGGGATAGAGGTGGCTGGTGGAACAACATGGCTGAAACTTCGTCGCCCGAGCACCGCCTCTAAGACCAGAGCCTATGACCCGTTCAACGACGAGGAAATTTTCTGGGGGATCAAGGGCATCGCGCGTCAATTTCTTGACCAATTGATGGACTGCATCATCGGAGATTTTACACCCGGCTCGCTTTATAGCCGGGACAGCGATACCTATCGCATCGAGATCGATATTTCGAAGTTTCGAGAGACCTTCTCAACCGTATCTCCAGACGAAGTTTTCTGCCTTTTTAATGTTCTGCGCGCTTTGGGAATGATCGAAGATATCTCGATCCCACTCCGGCTGGCGGCGAATGCCGAAGTTTCCTCTCGGGCGTTTAGCGATGGCCAATTTCAATCGGTCTACCTGTTTGCAATCTCCGAACTCTTTAAGAGCCGCAACTGCATTACACTCCTAGATGAACCCGATGCCTTTCTTCATCCCGAATGGCAGTCGGATTTTCTGGGCCAGACACACGCTATTTCTGAAGAAGGCACCCGCACAAACCACATACTAATGACAACCCATAGCGCCTCAACAGTGGCCGCGAAGGTTGAAAGCCACATCCGCAAATTTGAGTTCAGCGGCGAGAAAACCGAGGTTGTCCAGCGAACCAAGGCAGAGATTATCAAGTCCCTATCCGCTGGGCTGATTACGTTCTCGGAGAGCGAAGCGCGCTTGAACATAAAGCACAATCTCAAAAATGTAACCGGCCCTGTGCTCTTTACGGAGGGTGTGTCAGACGAGATCATTTTGGAAGCCGCTTGGGCAAAGCTAAACCCGGGTCTAGCCGCCCCCTTCGAAATACAGAGCGCCTTTAGCGCCAGTTTTCTCCGTGTGCTGTTGTCCGATCAGACTCTTTATGACGAACATCCCGATAGGTCGTTTTTTGGGCTCTTCGATTTCGACGACGCTTATAACTCCTGGAATATCCAAGGTGTGGATATAGAGCTTGATCCAGAAAGGTGTCTGACGCGAAAACGATACAATTGCGAGGGGTACTCGATGCTCTTGCCAGTGCCGGCCGGGCTCTCCATTCGCGACCAAGTGATAAACCCTGCGACGGGGCAGCACTACAAATCGGAAGCGCGGCTTAGCATTGAGCTGTTGTTCAAAGACGTTCCGGGATTGGACGCCCATTTTGAAGTGGACCCGACGCGCCCAGGTGGCTGCACCCGGTTTAAGGGAAAGAAGACGCGGTTTGCATCGCGAGTGGTCCCAACGCTCGACGGCGAATATTTTGAGGTCTTCCGTCCGATATTCGACTTTGTTCAAGGTATCATAGTGGCCGGCGCCGGCAATTAA
- a CDS encoding restriction endonuclease subunit S, which produces MTSFDTFLTDHLDLWTSAIARRSSAGRGRSKKFSLYGVGKLRGLILDLAVRGKLVQQYPEDEPASELIKRIKTAKKRLVAENRVKQPRDFTDGDAVEAPFSIPESWMWVRLDAVGAIVGGGTPSAIDPENFAEPGSGFPWITPADLGGYTDLYITRGSRDLSEKGLSKSSATVLPKETVLFTSRAPIGYVAIASNPIATNQGFKSVVPYISDSSQYIALALRAFAHEINERAPSTTFKEVSGKIVAAVPFPLPPLSEQHRIVAKVEELMAVCDRLQAGTYATIEAHQLMVTELLATLTASRDATELVDNWARIEAHFDTLFATEDSVDQLKQTILQLAVMGRLVPQNPKDEPASELLKRIKVDWTRQVSERGIRGAKVPTFLARDAENYTYPETWKLVPLGQLSVVTDPNPSHRYPDYDGGTVPLLSTQEFSGEDDWNYSTAKLTTEAFWQFQQEICAFADGDIIFARKGRLGLPRFLPPIDRYTFSHTLFVIKPMAGVDPKYLLWFLRRQQTVDWLTNEMNQNTGVPTLGKAKTERLPVPLPPLSEQKRIIAKIEKLMNLCDALKSRLGQIDETSVQFADAIVANAVA; this is translated from the coding sequence ATGACGAGCTTCGACACCTTCCTAACCGACCATCTCGATCTCTGGACATCGGCCATCGCACGGAGGTCCTCCGCCGGGCGCGGCCGCTCGAAGAAATTCAGCCTCTATGGCGTCGGAAAATTACGGGGTCTGATTTTGGACCTGGCAGTGCGGGGCAAACTGGTGCAGCAGTATCCGGAGGATGAACCCGCGTCGGAACTGATCAAGCGGATAAAGACTGCCAAAAAGAGGCTTGTCGCCGAAAATCGGGTGAAGCAACCGAGGGACTTCACGGATGGGGATGCCGTTGAGGCGCCATTCTCAATACCTGAAAGCTGGATGTGGGTCCGGCTCGATGCTGTTGGGGCAATCGTGGGGGGCGGGACCCCTTCCGCAATTGATCCCGAGAACTTTGCCGAACCTGGCAGCGGATTTCCTTGGATAACGCCAGCAGATCTAGGTGGTTATACGGATCTGTACATCACACGTGGATCGCGCGATCTGTCGGAAAAGGGCCTCTCGAAGTCATCTGCGACCGTGTTGCCGAAGGAAACGGTGTTGTTCACCAGTCGTGCACCGATTGGATATGTGGCCATAGCTTCAAATCCGATAGCGACAAACCAGGGGTTCAAATCCGTTGTTCCGTACATTTCAGATTCGTCACAATACATTGCATTGGCCTTACGAGCCTTTGCCCATGAAATTAACGAGCGCGCACCGTCCACGACTTTCAAGGAGGTGTCGGGCAAGATAGTTGCCGCAGTTCCTTTTCCGCTTCCGCCGCTTTCTGAACAACACCGCATCGTTGCGAAGGTCGAAGAGTTGATGGCGGTGTGTGACCGGCTGCAAGCCGGGACCTATGCGACCATCGAAGCGCATCAGCTGATGGTGACGGAACTGCTGGCGACGCTAACGGCAAGCCGCGACGCCACCGAACTGGTTGACAATTGGGCGCGGATCGAAGCCCATTTTGATACTCTGTTTGCCACCGAAGACAGCGTTGACCAGCTAAAGCAAACCATTTTGCAATTGGCTGTGATGGGCAGGCTGGTGCCGCAAAATCCGAAAGATGAACCGGCATCGGAGTTGCTGAAGCGGATCAAGGTCGATTGGACGCGACAGGTATCAGAGCGTGGTATCCGCGGAGCCAAGGTACCAACTTTCTTGGCAAGAGACGCTGAGAACTACACCTACCCGGAAACTTGGAAACTCGTGCCCCTTGGCCAACTCTCCGTCGTTACTGATCCCAATCCAAGTCATCGCTACCCCGACTACGATGGTGGCACGGTTCCCCTTTTATCTACGCAGGAATTCTCCGGTGAAGACGATTGGAATTATTCAACCGCGAAGCTCACCACGGAGGCTTTCTGGCAATTTCAGCAAGAGATTTGCGCATTTGCCGACGGTGACATCATCTTTGCTCGAAAAGGGCGTTTGGGGTTGCCCAGGTTTCTGCCACCAATTGATCGTTACACCTTCAGCCACACCCTTTTCGTGATTAAGCCTATGGCTGGGGTAGATCCAAAATATCTTCTTTGGTTCCTGCGCCGTCAGCAGACAGTGGATTGGCTGACAAACGAGATGAACCAGAATACCGGCGTGCCAACTCTGGGAAAGGCCAAAACCGAGCGTCTTCCAGTTCCCCTCCCGCCCCTCAGTGAACAGAAACGCATTATCGCCAAAATAGAGAAACTAATGAATCTGTGCGATGCGCTGAAATCGCGTTTGGGCCAGATAGATGAGACTTCGGTCCAGTTCGCCGACGCTATCGTAGCCAATGCGGTAGCCTGA
- a CDS encoding type I restriction-modification system subunit M → MSNISGVIKSIQDIMRKDVGVDGDAQRIGQLVWMFFLKIYDDRESELELVEDDFKSAIPDHLRWRNWAANSEGITGDALADFVNLQLFPKLKTDPTAQGEAGRRAQLLRDVFEDAYNYMKSGTLMRQVINKINEIDFNNSEDRHTFGAIYEQVLKDLQSAGNAGEFYTPRAVTRFIIDRLDPQLQEIVFDPACGTGGFLSCAIDHKRKYVHSAADEETLRDTIRGVEKKALPHMLCITNMILHGIDTPSGVTHGNTLAKPYRDYGDRDRVHVIATNPPFGGMEEDGIENNFPAHLRTRETADLFMALIIRLLRAHGRAAVVLPDGFLFGEGTKSTLKKELLELCNLHTIVRLPNGVFAPYTGIKTNILFFTKGVPTQNVWFYEHPYPDGVTSYNKTKPMQFEEFRAEREWWGSEAEGFKSRKVTEKAWKVEAADISASNYNLDRKNPHQAEIVDHDPAHLLENYQETQQAIQSIRNQLKAILAEALAR, encoded by the coding sequence ATGAGCAATATTTCCGGCGTTATCAAATCGATCCAGGACATCATGCGCAAGGATGTCGGCGTCGATGGCGATGCCCAGCGCATCGGCCAGCTGGTGTGGATGTTTTTTCTGAAGATCTATGACGATCGCGAAAGCGAGCTGGAACTAGTCGAGGACGATTTTAAGTCGGCGATCCCCGATCATCTGCGCTGGCGCAATTGGGCGGCCAACAGCGAGGGCATTACCGGCGACGCGCTGGCCGATTTCGTCAACCTGCAACTCTTCCCTAAGTTGAAGACGGATCCGACCGCCCAGGGCGAGGCGGGGCGGCGCGCGCAGCTGCTGCGCGATGTCTTCGAGGATGCCTACAACTATATGAAGTCCGGCACGCTAATGCGCCAGGTGATCAATAAGATCAACGAGATCGATTTCAACAACAGCGAGGACCGCCATACCTTCGGCGCCATCTACGAGCAGGTGTTGAAGGATCTGCAAAGCGCGGGCAATGCCGGCGAGTTCTACACGCCGCGCGCCGTCACCCGCTTCATCATCGATCGGCTTGATCCGCAACTGCAAGAGATCGTCTTCGATCCCGCCTGCGGCACAGGCGGATTTCTGTCCTGCGCCATCGACCACAAACGCAAGTACGTGCATTCGGCGGCTGACGAAGAGACCTTGAGAGACACAATTCGCGGCGTCGAGAAGAAGGCGCTGCCACATATGCTGTGCATTACCAACATGATCCTGCACGGCATTGACACTCCGAGCGGCGTTACCCATGGCAATACCCTGGCAAAACCCTATCGCGACTATGGCGATCGCGACCGCGTGCATGTGATCGCCACCAACCCGCCCTTTGGCGGCATGGAAGAAGACGGGATAGAGAACAATTTCCCGGCGCATCTGCGTACCCGCGAGACCGCTGACTTGTTCATGGCGCTGATCATTCGGCTGCTGCGCGCCCATGGCCGCGCTGCGGTCGTATTGCCCGACGGTTTCCTGTTTGGCGAGGGAACTAAATCGACCCTGAAGAAAGAGCTGCTGGAGTTGTGCAATCTCCACACGATCGTCCGTCTGCCGAACGGCGTCTTTGCTCCATATACAGGCATCAAGACCAATATCCTGTTTTTCACCAAGGGCGTGCCAACCCAGAATGTGTGGTTCTACGAGCATCCCTATCCGGACGGCGTGACCAGCTACAACAAGACGAAGCCGATGCAGTTCGAGGAATTCCGAGCCGAACGCGAATGGTGGGGCAGCGAAGCGGAAGGCTTCAAGAGCCGGAAGGTGACCGAAAAGGCGTGGAAGGTTGAGGCCGCCGACATCTCCGCCAGCAATTACAATCTGGATCGCAAGAACCCGCACCAGGCCGAAATCGTCGACCATGATCCGGCGCACCTCTTGGAGAACTACCAGGAAACCCAGCAAGCTATCCAGTCGATCCGCAATCAGCTGAAAGCGATTCTTGCCGAAGCACTGGCACGGTGA